ACACGTGACCAGGTAGGCAGGCCCTGCTGTGGGATTATGCCAGCTGGGGAGTGTAGAGGCCATGATCGCTCAGTTGCAGGATCAGTGTGTCCAGAAAGATGGTTTGTCCCATTTACTATGCACAtctgctgtgggatgggatAAGTCCTGTGTGTGAGCTGAGGTCTCCTCACTGACTGTGGGAAGAGTCTGTAGAgcctgttagagcaggtccagaggagggccacgaaaacGATCAAGGGGTTGGAACACatctgctatgaagaaagagTGAGAGAGATGGGGGTTGTTGAGCGTGGAGAGGGGAAAGTGTCTGGGGAggccttcttgtggcctttcaacACTTAATGGGGCCTtataagaaagagagagaaagacattttGCCAGGctctgtagtgacaggacaaggggcagtgGCTTTAagctgaaagagggtagatttagcttgggcatgaagaagaaatattttccaatgtGAGTGGTGAGACCCTGGAATATGTCACCCAGAGgtgttgtggatgccccatcattggaagtgttcgaggtcaggttagatggggctttgagcaagctgACCTAATGAAAGATTTCCCTGCCCATGGTGGGCGAGTTAGACTAGATGTTCTTTCAGGGTCCCttccaaagcattctatgatttgatgAATTCTATGTATAGATGTATATTCTATATATTTAATTCTATGAATTTTGTTGGTAACAAAGATGGCTCTGTGAGGTTcttccctgcagggcagggagttTGGGTGGAATAAGCTCCTACATGAGGATGTCTGGAATCTGAGCTGGTcccacagggctggaaggacaTACCCCCTGAAGGGATCTTGATCCATTTTATTTACTAAGAATGAGGtgtaaagcacagcacagaagtcAGAAGAGAATCCCTCTCCCTCGAGAGCTCATTTGGGCAGCGTGCATGGCAGGAGCGGGGTgtggcagcactcagcagctttggcttctgtccccaggggaccccctTGGAAGAGTGAGGACTGCTGGCCAGGAGCAGAATGGGTTTGGCAAGGTGAGGGCAAGAGTGTCTTTGCAAACAGCTGCTACCCTTGGAAGGAGGAGTTCAAAGTAGGTATGGAGGGGGAGGTGTGCCGTAGACTGAAGAACAGGGAGACCACAAGGGCTAGAAGAGGTGTGCATGGGGGACAGCATGCCAGGGGAGGCTCTCACACTACCGCTGTGACACAGGTGGTGGTGTAGTTACATGTCTGCTACACACCTCCTGCTCAAGAAGAGGAGGCAGATGATGCCTCCTGATGTCACGCACTTGGGGAAAGCCTCACAGTCACAGGCCCTGCTACTCATGGGTGGCTTCTCCCACCTCAGTatctgctgcaggagcaaagTGGCTGGGCACAAGCAAAGCAGGACATGTCTAGGGCATCTGGAAGACAAATTTTTGATGCAGGCAATCCATGAAGGGACTAGAAGACAGACTCCGTTAGACCTGCTACTCACCAATGAGGAGAACTGTTGGATGATGTGAAGTTCCAGGGCAGCTTtccctgcagtgaccatgaggcTGTGCCTCTGAAGATCCTCAGAGACTGACCAAGACAAACAGGATGACTTCTGCCCCCAACTTCAGAAGGGCACATCTTAGTCTCAGCAGGGACCTACCTGCTTGGCAGGATGCCATGGGAAGCTGCCCTGGCGCACAGAGGGTCCCAGGAGAGCTGGCTAACCTCCAAGGACAGCGTCCTCAGAGCACAAGGATGGTCCTCTGCAATGTGCACAAAGGTGAGTcaggaaaagccaaagcttttCATGCAGTGGAAACGTGCAAGGCAGGTGAAGGGAATGTAGACAGGTACCTCTGAGCCTCttggcagcaaaaggaaggctgAGTAGATGAGGGCTCATTGCTGGCTGAGGAAGGGGACTTGGTGACAAATGATGGGGAAAAGGCTGATGTACTCGATGCCTATTTCTCCTCAGTTTTTCCTGGTATGGCTTCTCCACAGGTCTACCACAACCCTGATCCTCCTGCAGACTCTCTGGGAACGAAGCAGCACCCGCAGTAGAAGAAGAAATCACATCTCACCAAccttcttgctttctctgagGAGGTGCCTGGCactgtggggaaggggaggagcaCTGGCTCTGGGGtaccttgactttagcaagaCCTTTGACATACCCTCATGGGTGCACACCCATGCACacctatacacacacacagaggtatgCACACTCAcaggcacgcacacacacagacgtGTGTGCACACAGTCTCACACACATGGGCACAACCACACACGTGAGCTTGCACGCACCCAAACAGTAACTCGTGTGTGTGCACTTATGAAGAGGTGTGTGCACACAGGTTCCCAAAGGAGCCCATGTGCAGACACAGGCACAGCCACCCCCCATGCCAACATGTATGCACAGATATTCAAACACACATGCTTACACATATGCATGCTCTTGCACACGTGTATTTGCGTACAGATATGAGTGCACGCTCAGGTACAGAGATGGACACACATAAAAGCACATATCCACCACATATGGCCACACACTTTCATATACACAGACCAATGTCACACCCGTCCACGCTAAGCTGCATGAAGGCACGTGCATGTGATAAAAGACATACACACTCATCAACAGACGTGCCCAAACACACTGGCGCGCAACATTTGTGCACACTCACGCTTGCATGTGCATTACCACAAGCACTCACAGACACACGTATGTGCAAAAGCGCACATGAGCACAGCCAGGGGAACATGTACGTGAGCAtgaacatgcacacacaccgcTGAGAACCAGGGCACTCAGGgccagctctcagcctctcGGCATGACTCTAGGCAGGTCCTTCAGGCCCTACAGTTAAGGCAATGAATCCAACACCATCAGCTTTAGCGAGCTCAAGAGTTTGACTGAGGCTGTCAGCTCTTTTCTCagtagaaaagagagaggaaccACAGCAGAGTGGAAGCTGTTGTGGCCTTTCTAGACATGGAGCCTCTCCCTGTCCCAAGTCTGTGGGTCAGGGGTAATGTACAAAGTAGAGAACATGCAAACTGCTGCAGCCACAAAGAATCCCCACATTACAATTGCAGAAACTCCTCCAGCCTTAGATGGTCCCAGCTGTCCCTAGTCTTCTCCTTGGGGGAGGTGTGCAGGTGTAGGACCAGCCCCTGCTCTGTAAAGGGACTGCTGCCTCAGGGATGTAttcacacagcagcagggagtGGAGTGCCCGAGACAAGCCAGGCTCCCCACAGGCTGCAAACACTGAGGCCGGGGCACTGGAAATGACACTGATAGCATGCCAGTAAGAGAGGCACTCAGCCTCTACAAAGCAGTCctgaaaatgccatttcttaGCACTAAGacgagaaagagagagaggacaaTATAGATAACCTTGCATCCCTTCAGATGCTGAGGACCTTGAGCTGCTCAACATCAGCTGCTCTCACAGAATGAGAGAATCACAGAAGAGCTGAGGTTGGAACGGACCCCTGGAAGTCATGGGGTCCAcccccccctgctcaagcaggaccagctagagccagttgcccaggccTGTGTCTAGGTGGGGTTTTAATCTCTCTGAGGGGGGAGGCTCAGCAAACTCCCTGGCATACCtatgccagtgctcagtcactcCCACAGCACAAGGAAAAAGTGTTGCCCACTTTCCAGGGCACAGGACCCTATGCAGATCTGATCCACAGAATGGTTACCCCATTTTGGTAAGTTGAGCTTTAGAGCATTTTCCTCACATGGCAACAGATTGAGTCATCATTTCAGCTGTCAAACACTACAACCCTGCCAGTTGTGTATTGCATGTGAGCAAATACCAGCAGCTTTCCCATCCTTGTTTCTTAGGGTGTGTTAAAGGTGTTCAGCAGGGGAGTAAGAGCCGTGTAAAGAACAAGCAGTGCCCTGTCTAGTGACCCGTTTGAGGTCACTTCCCATGAAGACCCATGGGCCATAGGAACAGGCCACAGCAGtgaaatgggaagcacaggttgaggcagctctgtgcctgccttctgcacagcagagccacaggaTTGCTCTTGCTCTGCGCCTGTAAGAAGtgaagatggagaggaagcaGCTGAGGGCCACACTGCAAACACTGCAGATAATCACAGCCTTGTTTGCAGAAGTGCCAGCACAAGCCATGGCCAGCAGGGCTGGCGCAACACTGAAGAAGTGGCAGATGTGCCTGGGCCCACAGAGAGCCAACTGGGAGGTGAGTCTTGtatgcagagcaggaggcagggaacCGGCCAGCCATgtccctgccaccagccagATGCACACAGCCTGATGCAGGATGGCCCCATAGCACAGCGGGTTGCAGGTAGGCAAGCTGTGGCCATAGGACATGACAGTGTAGGGGGAGCAGTGCTCTCcgcccagcagctggcagtcCTCCAGCACCCTTGGAAGGAAGAGACCGGAGAAGAGTGACTGAAGCTTTTGGTCTTCAGTTGTTCCGAGATATGCTTCATTAGTTTCTGTTAGCTTCATAATTCCCTCTGGGTGGAGGACATAGGTGTGGGGATTTCTGTTCTTCCACTTCTATACTTTTGTCAAGACATCTggattttcatgcagaaaatagAATATGAGGCTATAGTGGCTGCCAAGAGGCATTTCCACTGATGAGAAAGGAGGAGATTTACATGGAAAACCAAATCCCTCCCCCCGAGAGTGGCCGCCAGTTCTGAGCACAGACTCTCTGGGGGGAGCAAGCAGTCAAGAGCTCTGAGCCCCCCTGCAGCTCTCTTGGGAAGTGTACCCAGTACCCTCGTCCTTGCTGATCTTCACATTCTCCTGCACGCTCTGTATCAGAGCAATTTGCTCTCCCTCAGAAATACACCATTTCACTGTCCCCATGTCTGTGCTGACTGCCCTCAGCTCCCAAATGTTTTACTCCAATTTCCAGCTTCGATGCAGTCCATGGCATGGGTGACTATTCCCTGCCAACGCCTGCTGGCTCGATTgggtggtggaggggagaggaaggtggaaCAGTAGCTGTGGTCCATCCCAAAGGCTGTTCCCTGCTTTACCATTTTTGacattctgcaaagcaaatcgcctgctggtgctgcaaacccagcccctgccaccgCAGTGCAGCTCAAACCTTAGCAAGAGGACATTCCTTCCTCAAGAGCTGACGGGGCTGCTGATCCCTCACCACCTCCTGCCTCTCTGGCCATTTGTGGGCAGAGGCACAGCAAGGCAAGGCCTGATGGCCACGAGCAGCCAGGGATGACTTCTTCAGCTCCCAGGGATGGTGCCCAAAAGAGGAGGCACTGCAGGGTGTCCCAACCTCCCAATCCTCTGTGAATGGAGAAGGGTCTCCTTGTGCCCTCACCTCCCTTCCATCCATGAGcaacacctttttcttttggcaccTTGGGGAGTGTCGACAGAGAGAAAGACCACATGGAGGCCCGGCCTGaatgcagcagaactttaatgagtTAAAAGAGGGGCACAAAGTCACTCTGAGTGGAGGACAGCAGCGCAGGGAGCCCCGGAGGCAGCCTAGAGTCTGCGGTCCTTGTCCATGGAGAGTTCTTGCATGACAGATGGTCCCCACCAGGCTGGCCTTGGTGGGACCTTGCTGCCAAGGggatacaaagcaaacaaagaagaggggaaaaaagggaaagccaTTCAGCTATACTGAAAACACCTCCAAAATCTCGATCCCGTGCCCAGCACCGTGTTCTGAGTTCCTCAAGGTGTGTTCCTACGGGTTTCCCAGCATCTTTAGCAGGGAgggcaccttctgccacagtagcggttggtaatgcaggagaggtcaaagcccccagaggagatgggcactccctcagagctgaggatgctgccaacagcagcagaggtggaggagcccacaacggtgttctgtgggaaggagctgaggatgggtccaggcagggtcaccaccacaggagagggctcaatgacgacggtggagttctggcactgcctgacgcagggctcattgcagctgttggccagcggggttgggccgcagggccggcagggcaggcactggtcgtagcaggacatgtctcaAAGTCAGAggtgcacctgggagagagggcagggaggaagcagagcacaagGGTGGGTGATCAGCAGCCTTGGttacacagtgacaaaggaggCAAGGCCACAATTCAGTGGTGAGAGGGATGCGCTAGGCGCCACATGGTCTCCATTACCCTacaaagagcagcctggcccagggaCACTCTCTCCTAATTCATGAGCCAAAAGCCCCCGCAGCCacatcccagcctctctctaaccagaccttctccccacttccctctcccatgaccagaagatctgaaatgcagcaaagaacAGAGCAATTTCAGCTGAGAGGTCCATCAGGGAGAGATCtcagtttggaagaggaggagaaggggcttcagactcacctggttcccaagcagaaggaggcaagagaagtggatgagagagcAGGCACTTGCGCTGCCTTTTATACCTGCCCTTCATTGCCGCAGGACCAGAGGCACCCGCGGCAGAGGTAGCAATTCTCGGACAAGCTCATCTTGAATGCAAACCAGCGCAGCTAATGACATGGGCTGTGCTTTGATTTCCTGCActgatgccttttcatttccagatttgtgCCATGCCCATTGCCCAATGAAGGCTTCTTCTGAGCACTTGGATGAAAGGCCCCAGCATTTGTAGGACAagaatgcagcagtgctggcagaagtctcagctCAAGTGCTGGATGGGTCCAGAGCAAGCAGGTGACGTCAGCCTGGGTCACTGCGGTGGGGCTGTTTGCAGTGGTGTTCTCAGGAAGAAGGTCCAGCCACCCTCAGCTGAACACCATGGGCTCCCATGCATGAGGATGTCCTATGTCCttatctttccctccctcctcacatcACCCCAATGCTCACTTGTTGTTGCCTCCCCAGGTGTGTGCGTTGTGCTCCTAGGTTTTGACCTCATCCTGCCTCACACTGCCCACTCCCCAGGGGACCTTAGCAGAGTCCATGGTTCGTTGTGTTCCTATGTGTGTTCTTTACTTGTGTCTACTGTCCATGTCTGTGTGTCCTTGTGTGACCCTCATCAGGAGGGAATGTGCAGCTCATGGCAGGGAcactctcctctgccctgtccatgagcaccacagagcagcaggttcCCAGGGTCAGAAGGAGCCTGAGTGCAGCTgagtgctgatggcagcagcctgctcgAGATCTGTCCAGGGAAGAGGCACAGAAATGCAACCCCTGCCTCCTGagacctcctcttcctgcccctccaaAGCTCAcgccctgctgctgccaatTTCAGGACACAACAACAACAGGTTCACTCCAGCTTGGATCCTGACTTTAGTTCAATGGTAACAGTTTTGGGAGTGTCTCAGCGGAACTGgcagtgccccctccctgcctctccaagCCAGGACACCGCTGCCTTCCACAGGGCTAGAGAGTTCAAAAGGATGGGCAGGGAGAAAGGTTGAGGAATCCTGCCCACCTCGTGCTGGCCATCCCCCAGTGGATCTGCTTCCAATGCAGCGTCAGCGGTGCCTGGTGTGGGACACAGCCCCCTCTCACGTCCATGTCAATGCCAAATGTCCTTGTGCAGCCCTTCGACGTGCTGCTGTGTGAGGCAGGGACTGAGACCTTGTCCTGAACAGGTACGGAATGAAAGGAACATGAAGCCTGATGTCGCTGTGCTGTGAGTGGAAGGACAGACCCTGTGGCTTGCGCAGGGAAAGCCAAAGACCTGAGGACTGCTTTGGGCTTCAGCCCACAAACACCTTCATGCCCTGCATTGGAATGTCAGTCTGAGTGCCCAGCAACTGcccctgggagggaagggaagggacatTGGGTTTGAGACCGCATCCCCCaaagcctgctgctctcccacagcCATGTCCAGAACAGACCCTCTTTCTCACATGGGCTCTGCACACTGGGCAAATTTTCTAAGTGCATCTCCCCTCCGGAATATCTGTCAGCctgagctcagctccagcttggAGGCACTGAGCTAAGGGCTTCCCCCGTTCCCTTGGGGACCTTAGTGAGCCAACTGCcagggagctctgctgggagagctcagcCAGGCCTGATTCCCCTCTCCATGGAGTCTCTtttgagctgcagctctgctgttgcCCAAGGCCAACCTCATTGCTCATTCTCATGATGTGAGAGGAagtctagagaagaggaagggcaggggaCATGTGTGCACCTGGATTTTAGAAGGACCTTTGACTCCCTCTCCAGTACTTCCTGATGATGAATAGGTTCATTAAGAGGCTGATAAGGTGGGTGGAAAATGTGCTCGACTAGCAGGCTCCAAGAGTTGTGACCATGAAGAAATGGGCTGGCTAGAACCTCATGAAGGCCAAAAAGAGCAAGGGCAAGGCTTTGCGTCTGGGCTAGAAACCACACCACGCACTCAGACACTTTGGGGACAGGCTGCCGAGGAAGCAGTTGCACAGAAAAGGGTGTGTGGTTTTAGGAGACACTTAGCTGATCGTGAGACAGTAgcgtgcccttgcagcaaagaagacCAAACACACCCTGAGCTGTGACAGCcaaagtgttgccagcaggtgcAGGGAAGTGTCCCTGCCCCTCTGTCCCATTTGAGACcacctctgcagtgctgcttccagACTGGGGCTCCCACATCAAGGAAGGATAGCGACACAGCCATGCAAGTCCAACAAAGGCAACCCAGGGGTTAGGGCGCTGTCAAACATGACATGCGAGGGGAAGCTGAGAGAACCAGGTCTGCctgttttggagaagagatggctcaGGGAAGACCTGCTTGCTTTCTACAACTACTTAATCAGAGGAGACAAAGACGGACCAACATACTGGAAGGTCTCACTGATAGGAGTAGAGGCTGTGAAGAAGCAACTGGGACATGGGGAAAGCTGATTAAGCAATAGgctaaaagaaataatgagaaaaggaaggtgttTCCCAATGAGGCTGTGCAATGTccatctgtcgtggtttagaccctgatgggatgggggagagtattggaggagtaagagtgagaaacactcctgggttgagataagaacagtttaataatcgaaataaaataaaatagtaatgataataataacaatataataatgataataataataatattatacaaagtaagtgatgcacaatgcaattgctcaccacccaccgactgatacccagacagttcccgagcagcgatcgctgctccccagccagtccccccccactttctatactgagcgtgacaccatatggtatggaatagccctttggtcagttgggatcaactattctggctctgccccctcccagtttcttgtgcgcctggcagagcataggaagctgaaatgtccttgactggcataagcagtactgagcaacaactaaaaatatcagtgtgttatcaacattcttctcctactaaatccaacacacggcactatgcctgctactaggaagaaaattaactctatcccagccgcaACCAGGACACCATCCCAGGAGGTGTTCAAGGATGGACCGAATGTGAGTTTTGCCAAGCCAATCTGATTGGATCTATTTGAGCAGAGGGTTGAAtctagatgacctctggaggtgcCTTCTCACCTGCATTCTGAGATTCCCACCctttcccagccctccctgaGCCCTGCACACCCATGGGCTCACTTGTCCTCACACCCC
The sequence above is a segment of the Pelecanus crispus isolate bPelCri1 chromosome 18, bPelCri1.pri, whole genome shotgun sequence genome. Coding sequences within it:
- the LOC142595200 gene encoding feather keratin Cos1-1/Cos1-3/Cos2-1-like gives rise to the protein MSCYDQCLPCRPCGPTPLANSCNEPCVRQCQNSTVVIEPSPVVVTLPGPILSSFPQNTVVGSSTSAAVGSILSSEGVPISSGGFDLSCITNRYCGRRCPPC